A window of the Parabacteroides merdae ATCC 43184 genome harbors these coding sequences:
- a CDS encoding right-handed parallel beta-helix repeat-containing protein, whose amino-acid sequence MKQVDIFKQKIFTGDKKQMLFFWKAIKNMNKYISVFLIFFLNACISPSGYLSSDNSTSYYFDATNGSDDNNGTSPDKAWKNLAKTRGLKLSPGDKILLKKGETFIGELYLNGTGTAEAPIIIDGYGDKGHDPCIIGYDQSPYAVYVYNSSQITIQNLEIVNTGKDRLPGRTGVKVHLENYGTARSITLRNLYIHDVNGSLVKKQGGGSGIYIVNEGEKPSIFDGLTIENCIIRRCERNGIIWWGYVTRDFWHPNRHVVVRNNLIEGVPGDGIVPIGCDSAVIEYNRIKNCPDLLPDGEFAAGIWPWSCDNTLIQFNEVSDHKAPGDAQGFDSDNNCNNTIIQYNYSHDNEGGFLLICNTGETGMPENIGTNNTLIQGNISINDGNRTKKIGTGFFSPSIHISGPAKGSTLRHNIIHVTKKVNSDVQRCLLSATQSYGDADSTTVCENLFYVAENSCFLLGNSTNNFFKDNCYLGNIKNIPEDEGATYENKTYSNMIKNDLSGVESLKPFLHSVNTPTGELQIVDSDAINSFFSK is encoded by the coding sequence ATGAAACAAGTAGACATTTTTAAGCAAAAAATATTTACCGGAGACAAAAAACAAATGCTATTTTTCTGGAAGGCAATCAAAAATATGAACAAATATATATCTGTTTTTCTGATTTTTTTTCTTAATGCCTGTATTTCACCATCAGGATATTTATCATCCGATAATTCTACTTCATATTATTTTGATGCAACAAACGGAAGTGATGATAACAATGGAACATCTCCAGATAAAGCTTGGAAAAATTTAGCAAAGACTCGAGGTCTGAAACTCTCCCCAGGAGACAAGATTCTTCTCAAAAAAGGGGAGACATTTATCGGAGAACTTTATTTGAATGGGACAGGAACAGCGGAAGCTCCCATAATCATTGATGGATATGGAGATAAGGGACATGATCCTTGTATCATAGGATATGATCAGTCTCCTTATGCCGTGTATGTCTATAACTCTTCTCAAATTACCATACAAAATTTGGAGATAGTTAATACCGGAAAGGATAGATTACCTGGTAGGACCGGTGTAAAAGTTCATTTGGAAAACTATGGTACAGCTCGTTCGATCACGTTAAGAAATCTGTATATTCATGATGTGAACGGTAGTCTCGTAAAAAAGCAAGGTGGAGGATCGGGGATATATATTGTGAATGAAGGAGAGAAACCGAGTATCTTTGACGGACTGACAATAGAGAATTGTATTATTCGTCGTTGTGAGCGGAACGGAATAATTTGGTGGGGATATGTAACACGTGACTTTTGGCATCCGAATCGTCATGTTGTTGTACGAAACAATCTTATCGAAGGAGTTCCAGGAGATGGTATCGTTCCTATAGGATGCGATAGTGCTGTAATTGAGTATAATCGAATCAAAAATTGTCCGGACCTGTTACCTGATGGAGAATTTGCTGCTGGAATTTGGCCGTGGAGTTGTGACAACACACTCATACAGTTCAATGAAGTTTCCGATCATAAGGCTCCTGGCGATGCTCAAGGGTTTGATTCAGATAATAATTGTAACAATACTATTATTCAATATAATTACAGCCATGACAATGAAGGAGGCTTTCTGCTGATTTGTAATACCGGAGAAACAGGAATGCCAGAAAATATTGGAACAAATAACACGCTGATACAGGGTAATATCAGCATAAACGACGGAAATAGAACGAAGAAAATAGGAACAGGATTTTTTTCTCCGAGTATTCATATTTCAGGACCGGCTAAAGGCAGTACACTTCGGCATAATATCATTCATGTGACCAAGAAAGTCAATTCCGACGTACAGCGATGTTTGTTAAGCGCAACACAATCTTATGGAGATGCAGACAGTACAACAGTATGTGAGAACCTGTTTTATGTGGCAGAAAACAGCTGTTTCTTGCTTGGAAATTCAACAAATAATTTTTTTAAAGATAATTGTTACCTTGGAAATATCAAAAATATACCTGAAGACGAAGGGGCAACATATGAAAATAAAACATATAGCAATATGATAAAAAATGATCTGTCAGGGGTTGAATCGCTCAAGCCATTTCTTCATTCAGTCAATACTCCTACCGGAGAGTTACAGATTGTCGACAGTGATGCTATAAACTCGTTTTTTAGTAAATAA